The DNA sequence CGGTCATCTACAAAACTCCACCCTGCCCGGGTCTCGGCCGCGTTATCGACCAATCGATCCCACTGGATCTGCGGCATACCCCCGGCGGTCTCGCCCTCGCTGTCGGTCTCTAATAACAATACCTCCTGCCGCAACTGCGCCCGTGTCGAATGCAATAACCCGTGTACCATCATCCAAAACGTCTCGCCCAACGCTCGCATATCCTGACCTTGGGGTCGATCGTGGCTACATATATCGGGGCTCCGCCGCGGGCCCTCTGCTCGCTCATTCCTCTCCCGTCTCTTCATCACTTATCCCCGGACTCGATACCGGGTCTTCCCAACACCGATCCCCATTTGTGTCTTGGCTATTATACGGGTCTGGGTTCTCCGCTGGGTTCTCCGCCGGGTTCTCCGCCACCATACATGCGTACGCAACTTCTTGCAACTGCTTCCACACCTTGGCCTGGTATGCGGTGAAATGGTATGCCGGCCGCTGGTTCTGGGTGCTCCCCTCTCTGTGCCTGGCTTGGGTGTTCCAACCATTTTTCGAATCGTCGTCCCATTCATCCTCCGACTCGGCGTCTgtttccccatctccccgtGACCCCGTCGTTTTTGCTGCCTCGGCTGCGTCTGCCGGTTTCAAATGGGACGTCCGCCACACGTATGCCACTACCGCCTTCCACGATTCGGTGTACCGTTCCATCGTCTGGCCCTTTTGCTCTGCGTGAAACGGCTTTTCGTTCGaatcaccacccgcctcacGCCTGCTGATATAATGGATGGCCGGCGACCCAACTATCTCGACCCGGGATGCACGCTGGGCCCGCCATATAACCCGTTCTACCGCCAATAAAACACGGGCTAACGCCTTCTCGGTTGCCGCTCCTTCGTCCTTACCTTTGTCCTTACCTTTGTCTTCTGTATTCCTTGgattcctctcctcccgttTTTCCGGGTCTCGTGGCTGTGCGGTGCCGGCCAACCACTCGCGGTCGAATCCTTGTAAATGCCGGGGCCAACCGGTCCGGCGAACCCACATGTTGGCGGAAAACCTCGACTGCTCGCcgatcaccgccgccgctttTTGGTCGTTGTCTTTGACGGTGTTGGCCAACTCGTTAAACTGGGCTACTATCTGCTTTGCTGAGTCCGGAAGGCTTTGATGCACGCTGCCTTCCATTGTCGATGTGGATGCTTGTGCTGGCGTCACTTCGAACAACCGCTGCAACGTGCCCGTCTTGCCGAATTGTTGGCAATGTATGCTGTCGACCCATACGTCCCCTTCGCCGCCTGGTGAAACACCGGCCGACGGCCTTCCACGTGCGCGCACGTTGGTCCAACCATGTGCGTCTCGGCAATGCGCTTGTATGCCGCGATACGTCCGCCGGATATGGCCGCACGGGtggtgttacaacctgcaccaggaatggatacagactgcaaggcagtacgccgaaggtgaatatgacaggatgatcgaaggttgtgacaagcgtctcagacacgggttcactgtcaacaacaggttgttctaacaaagagctactgaaagtagattgtagacaaatgaacttgaattgcttgcatgaggaatcagattcctcgatacggggagcgcccggcgctcccccctatttatgtcaagctgtctacatatatttctgaagtatctttgtaccttgctcagtgtgctcagtggtcttggccactgatcagactgagcaactcctgattggttgcacgggggcttgtgggtctttccatccctggcccaatgattggctgaggtgcccagcacctcgggtaccacccagtggttcctgtataggggtattacgcttgggacgtaacagCAATCCAGCAAGTCAGCCACGCAGCGGTAGCCAACACCATCAATTTTGAGCCCTGGATGGCTGCATTCGCCGCAGGTCGACTGCTGCAGCCAGTGGAAAACCATGAAGGCCAACTTATTACAAGGGACTTGCTCCATGGGCACCCCCCATATTCTAAACAGGCACCACCCTTTTTCTCTATGGGCACCCTATCCtatgggttagggttatagCAGTAGATTTCAATGAAAAATCGCATTCCAAGATCGCCCCACGAGCCACTTTGGCCCACCTGCAGTGCAAGCCCACGCCGGTGAACTTGATGATGGTCATTGCCGGCCACCTTGCCCATCTACTTTGACGGCCCACGAGAATCATCGCCAGTTCAAATTACCAGCGCAATTGAACCACAACAGCGATCATCACGGGAGTAAGCTCATTCaattcctctccttcttttcaTTAATCTGATCGATTTTTAGTATCGCGATGGCGCTTCCGGAGGTTTATCTGCAGCGCCAACTGGAGCGGGAACTCTCACCCGAACCCGATGGCGAGCCCTTTCCGAACATCGATGGCGTCCACGAAGCGGATTTTGAGGGCTTTTTTGACGATGAAAACGATGAAAACGCGACAACCGAAGACACTCCCAATGATCCCGAGCAGCAAGTCTGGGCCCTGCCGCTGCCACCCGATTTCTCCGACAGGGAAAGCGAGGACAACCTACCCATCAAGAGCgttgacaacctcctcatgtTCATGAACTACTGGGCCAGAGATCACGGTTACGCCGTCAACAAAACCCAGGCTCgaatgaagaagaagggaggtGGTTACAGGCGTTATACCTTCGCCTGTGATCGATATGGCCATCCTTCGGTTTCCACGGCGAAGTCCCGAAAGACTTCATCACGAAAGTGCGGTTGCTTATTCAAGGTTAACGCCTACGAAAAAGAATCCGGCAAATGGTATATCAAGAATCACCAAGATCCCAAGCATCGCGTTCACAACCATCCACCTTCTTCTGATCCTACAGCTCATCCTCAGCATCGCAGGCTGGTggcagaagagaagaagatcatCAAGAGTACAGCGAAGGAGGTCACCATTAATGCTCGTGAAGTTACGAGGATGGTGAGAGAGCAAGTAAAGGAATCCCTCGTCAAACGCAAAGATATCTACAACTATCGGGCAAGGCTGAGGCGCAAGCAATCTGGTGGTTATACTGCTGTTGGGGCTTTAATCAAGAAATTCGACGAAGACGGTATTCCCTACATAGCTCTCTGGGAACCCAGCGATGAGAATCAGCTTCAAGCCTTGGTCTTTTGTTTGCCAGAGATGGTAGACCTAATGAAGCAATTCCCACACGTCTGGTTTCTCGATATTACATACAAGACAAATCATCTCAAGCTTCCATTCTTTCAATCGAATTCGATGACTTCCATCGGTACAAACTTCTCGATGTTCTTCGGCGTAATGAACaacgagaaagaagaaacctACAGATTTGTTTTCGAGTCGATGAAGCAGCTACTCCAAGAACTCGAGATTCCTGAACCCAGCGTCATCATCACAGATAAATGTGATGAGGCAAAGAATGCTCTAAGCGCCGTCTTTCCAGAtatacaacaacaactctgcatcttccacatcctcaagaacatcctcatcaacgcGAAAAAGAAgtggaaaaagaagaagagagatggTAACACTGTTGCTGACGAAGAGAACGAGGATTAGGATCCCAACTCCCCGCTCAGCGAAGACgaacaaaacctcctccgATCGATCCGCAAGGATTCACAGTCGACGACGATGTCATCTTCCCATCGAAAATTACGAACGATGCCCACGGCTTCGTCAAAGCCTTCAAGTCCGTGATGTTCTCACATCGAGTCCCGAATTTCTGGGAGAATTGGAGAGCTCTCTGTAGATTCTTCCACGATCAACAAGCTGTCATCGATTACGTTTAGAAGACGTGGATGCCATTCAAGGATCAGTGGGCTCAGTACGCCATCAAGCGCTACTTCAATTGCGGCGCCCGTACGACCTCACCTTCGGAGTCGACGAACATGAACATCAAGAGCTTCCTGTCAACGGAAGAAGCGATCTCTTGCGCTTGTACTTTTGCGTTAAACAAATGGCTTCTGAGTAGCTTCGTTTGTATCGAACGGATGTCGCCAATCAAGAAGTCAAAGTCCGCTACGATATGGTGAATCGCGAGTGGTTGGGACCTCTCCCTCGATTGATCTCTCTGAAGGCCTTGAATTGCTGGTGAAGGAGTACCAGTATGCCCTCGGCGGTCGCTCAatcaacaaccaacctccGCAAAAGCCACTTCAACCGTGCGATCGCGATTATTGTGTGGCCGAGCAGTACGGGCTTCCTTGCCGCCACGAGCTACTTCAATTGATGGAAGATGGCGGGAAACCTCTTGAACTGTGGGACATCCACCACGTGTGGCATTTTCATCGACCGGCAAGCTCACAACTCCCTGTTTACAGTGGTAGAATACAGCTAACCTTCTTGTTCACAGATCGCGGATCCATACTTGAAATTGAAGAACCCTCAAATGACAGTTCCCAAAGGCAGACCGAGGAATGGGCCTGACGGGGTTCCTGTTCGCTCAACACCACGGTCAACGCCGAATCAGCGGCAAACTACTACAACCCCGAAGGCCCcgcgcaagaagaagaccaaaCCACCGAAAATCCACGAGAAAGCGCCTCGCCGGCTTACGAGCAGTATACGGCGCCGGCTCTCCGAATTCGAACAAGACGTGGATGAAGAACCCGCTcctcaagccgctgccaacgAAACCGCCGAAGTAATCGAGATCTCCGACCACGAGGCTGACGAAGCCCAGCCGAAGAGAGTCAACCTCACGGTGATACCAAGGAAGAAGCCCTCTCTCTTGACGGCCTCGCGCcggaagacgaagaagccaCGGCGTCAGGTCGCCTCAAGCTCGGAGGATACGGTCCAGAACACCTCCAAGGAACAGTCCGCCAGCGAAATTACTATGGCGGCCAGTTCCTCTGCTATTCACGTCAGTCCCAGGAAGACTCGGTCAGGGAGAATCGTCAGGCCTACTGCCAGGGCCAGAGGCGAGGATTGAATTCGCGGGGCAAGCAAAGACCTCGGAAAACGCGTTTGCGGGGCCTTTGGCCCAGAGAAAGCGATTCCTGGTTTGTTTTGGAATTCGGCATGGATTTGAGCTTTTCAGCTCGGAAGTGTAGTGTGGAAAGTGATGTCACAGAGGCATTGTGGTGGGAAAACGGCGTCTAGGAATAGCTTCAATTGACTGTTTGACAATTACAATATCCTGATTCCACTGTAATTTGTATGTAAGCAAAGATGGAATGGAATTCTGGGCGTCGTTGAACGTGGTGAGGAgataggtggtggtgttggcggtgCATTTCAGACCTGAAGGTGCGGCTGCAGCCATAACCCTGACCAATTTGACCAGGGTTATATATGGGATGCCCAtagagagaaaggggggtgcCCATGGAGCAAGTCCCTATTACAAAGGCTGCAGTTCAACGACTAGCTCGACGGCTGAATGGCCTTCAAACCCTCCACGGCCAAAACTTACATCCTTTGCCGAAATCACACCACCAGTTgaaacaccacccattcGGTCCTCAATTTTTGCAAGCTGAAAAAgaccacctccaaagccacgcAAATATGCAATCCTGGTGCGAAGTGGATAGGTCAGATCCACaggcacaaggccatcaaacCCTAGACTGTATGTGGGTTTATACCTACAAATTCAACCAGGACGGCACCTTCAAGAACTGCAAGGCTAGATTGGTAGTCAGAGGTGATCAGCAAAAGCCTACTGCACAAGAAACCTACGCAGCCACACTAGCAGCCCGATCGTTCCGCACAATGATGGCTATTGCGGCTAGATTTGACCTCGAATTGATTCAGTACGACGCAGTCAACGCGTTCGTCAATGCCAGCCTTGAAGACACCATCTACATGCGAATGCCTACTGGCTACCGGTCCCCTGGAAAGATCTTAAGGCTGAAGAAGGCCTTGCATGGATTACGCCAGTCTCCACTGCTTTGGAAAAAGGAGCTTACTACGGCTTTACAAACCTTGGGACTTCAGAGTGTTCCACACGAACCATGTATTCTGATTCGGAACGGAATCCTTGTATTCTTCTATGTTGATGACATTGTGTTTGCCTATCGAAAGGAGGATACAGTTACAGCCCAAACCTTAGCATCACAACTGCGGCAAAGATACCAATTAACTGGTGGAAACGACCTCCAATGGTTCCTAGggattgaggttctcagagaTAGAACGAAAGGCCTAATTTGGCTTTCTCAGACGGCGTACTTCGACAAAATCGTCACCCTAGCCAGCAAAGAGACCAACAGTATAAAGTCCAAGGTCCCAATGGCTACAATGGAACTGCTGCCATACGAGGGCAAGGCTGAGCCTCGATCGATCACAGCTTTCCAGCAAAAGACTGGATCAATCTTATACGCCGCAGTGATTAGCAGACCAGATATCGCATTTGCGGCATCACGGCTGGTTAGATTCAATACTAATCCtggaccacaacaccataaaGCAGCCGATCAAGTGCTGCATTACCTCTATAACACTCGAAGACTGGCTTTAAGGTTAGGGGGTGAAGACGACTTTGTTATTGCCAGCGATGCCTCCTTTGCTGATAATTCGATCGATCGGAAAAGCTCGCAAGCCTACACGATGAAGCTGTTCGGCGGCCTAGTCGGATGGAGAGCCAATAAGCAAGACACGTCACTacctcaaccaccgaagCCGAGCTCCTCGCTCTCGCACAAGCGACGAAAGAAGGATTATTTATAAACCGACTGCTCAACGAACTCAGTGTTCAACTAGACCAACACCACATTACCATTCAGTGTGATAATAAGCAAACTATTCGGTTGGTAACTGCAGAAATGGCTACTTTGCAAACCAAGCTCCGGCATGTGGATATTCACAACCATTGGCTTCGGCAGGAAGTCAGCCGCAAAACGATAAAGATCGAATACACACCCTCAAATAGTATGATAGCTGACGGCTTAACTAAAGCCCTGAATTTTCCACTCCATCAGCGGTTCCTCCAGCAAATAGGGGTTACAGAACCAAAGACCTAGATACTGAATGGTACGGTCCAGATCCAGGCTCGGCTGAATCTGAGGGGGTgtgtcagaaagaaaggagtcttactagcaaggagttcatccttctgttggcggtggccatggtctgttgaCCATGTGACAGAATGAATCCTGCAGAAAGGTCTATAAAAGAGAGCAGGAACAGAGAGAAAAaacaagcaatacaagcacacaGTTGCAACCCCCATAATATTGACCCTCATAGAGTGCATCGTACTTTTGACAAGTGTATCTAATGTATCTCTTTAATAATACTTTAGTGATTTATCcttattattattattctAAACACTAAAAAATGTCTATGTAAAAAGAAAGcgagaaacaaaaagaatTATTAATCTAGGTTCTGAGCCTCACACATTTGCTTATAAATCTCCCCCTTAGCCAAAAGCTTTGCATGTGTCCCTACCTCCACAATCTTTCCTGCGTGGAAGACGCAAATGAGATCCGCGTCTTTGATGGTGCTCAGTCGGTGAGCAACAGCCACAGTAATGCGGTCACCCTCCTTTGCTACTTCGGCAAGGGCCTCTTGGACAATCTTCTCGCTTGTGGAATCAAGCGCACTCGTGGCCTCGTCCAAAAGAAGGATCTTGGGGTTACGAATAAGAGCACGGGCAATAGCAATCCGCTGGCGCTGTCCTCCTGATAGCTGTGTTCCGTTGGGCCCAGCAAAAGTCGCAACACCGTCCGGAAGAGAGCAGACAAAGTCCCAGGCATTCGCAGCGCGAAGCGCCGCTTCAACCCGAGTTGACAATGCAGAATCCTTTTCGGTGGGCATGTCGCTTTCGTCGAGCCCCAGAGCAATGTTATCTTGGATTGTTCCCTGGAAGAGAGTTGGCTCTTGCTGGACGAGAGAGACAATGGCGCGATAATGTCGAGGGTTGATTGAGGGGAGAGGATCAGATGCAATGCGGACTGTGCCAGTAGAGGCGTCGTAAAACCGTTCCAAAAGACCAATGATGGTCGACTTGCCGCAACCAGACgcaccaacaacggcaatGAACTGTCCTTTTTCGATCTTCAGGTCCACGCCACGTAGCACGGTAGTGTCCGGGCGGAGCGGATACGAAAAGCGGACATTGTCGAGCTCAATGGGACCTCCAGAAGAAGGCTTCCTGTCTTGATTGTCCGGTGTCTCCTGAACTATTGGCTGGAGTGAAGAGAGCCAAAAGATGTAGTTTGCCGAGTTTTGCCCCTTGGTCATGCTTGTTGAGAATGCAAAAAACTGCGAGGCCGCTTGCGCTGACAAAAAGACACCCATAAAGGCCACAAAGAAGTCATACATGGAAATTTCGAGGTCCGAGACAAGCTTGCAGCCGTACCAGAAGCCCAAAGCCATGAAGAGATACTCGATACATTGAGTGAAGGCGAAGCACGTCATGATCAGGGTAAGAGGTTTGACTGATCCAGCGACGGCATGGTCCAGTTCGGCAGTGTACTTTTCGAGAACCTTGTCCTCCAAAGCCAACGACGACACTGTCCGGATGGCATTGATGCTTTCCGAGGCGATGGCAGAGCTCTTGGAATGGCGCTTGGAAACCATCTGATCCAGCTTCACATCAAGACGAATCTTGAAGAAGCCAGACAGGGCGAGAGGTGGCATCCCGGcaaggacaacaacaagacccaGTTTCCAAGTGTGTGCGATAGCCAAAATGCTGCAAGCTCCGAGGTTGAGGACCGAGATCAGAATGAGCCCAACGTTTATGCCCATCAGCTCAAAGACGCCTTGGGGGTCTGACTCGACATGGCTGACCAAGGACCCAACCGAATTCTCGGGACGGTCGAAAAACTGGATGTCCTGACGCAATAAGTTGTCAAATACTTGTCGGCGGAGCTTCCGGGTCAACGTCTGGGCAATCGTGTTGCAAGCCCAACCGAGGACAAAGTAAACCGCGAGACAACCCCCCGCCATGACAATAAACATGCAGGCAAAGAAGTTGCCGCGGTCAACCATGGCCTGCCCGGTCAAAGTAAAGACGTCCATAACCCGGGCCATGAGAATGGCTTGACCTGGGAAGGCCGCGGCAGCTCCTACACAACCCAAGAAGAGTGCCCCATACATCAGGTTGAGCTCAGGGGTGTACTTGACAAGACGGGTTACTACGGTTAAGAGACCAACGTGCTTATGCTTGTGGAAGTCATCGCGATCCCTTTGCTCGTCCAGCCGCATCCAATCTTGTGTTGGGTATCGGGTCATGGTCTTGGTAAGTTCCATCGGATGACGACTCTCATTGTCCTCGTCGCCTTCATCATGACTGTCCATGTCCCGAGACCCATCCGTGTCTGGAAGCTTCTGGCCTCCGACAGCCAGA is a window from the Podospora pseudocomata strain CBS 415.72m chromosome 6, whole genome shotgun sequence genome containing:
- a CDS encoding hypothetical protein (antiSMASH:Cluster_1; SMCOG1288:ABC transporter related protein; COG:Q; EggNog:ENOG503NZ36) — its product is MATMAETEKPSTPSTHCVSEALTTPGPTEEVAPPTTEEKEESNGAYWRIFSYADKVEKIIQAVAAVAAICSGVGMALQNLIFGQFVTVITDYVSGTSDSDVFMGEVSKLALYFVYLGIARFVLSYTYNTLFTYAGYRTVRNIRRAYLRAALSQDVAFFDLGSAGSIAAQASSNGKLIQSGISEKLGLTFQGLAAFMASFIVAFVTNWKLSLICLCIAPATILVMSIVAMVHAGHETKILDIYSQANSFAEGVLASAKTVHAFGMRERLVERFNNYLDEAGVWGRKISPLLGILMSAEYSIIFLGMALAFWQGIAMLSRGDIAAGEIFTVLFAVVIATISITMLAPYSIDFSRASTAAAQLFKLIDTISKIDPFDESGDQPDGVEGLVELEHVSFAYPSRPKIKVLDDFTLTIPAGKVTALVGASGSGKSTIVGLLERWYNPFSGSIKLDGRPIDQLNLHWLRKNIRLVQQEPVLFQGTVFENIAYGLVGTPYEQSSREEQMARVEEAAKLAFAHDFILQLPQGYNTDIGQRGGLLSGGQKQRVAIARSVVSQPKVLLLDEATSALDPHAEGTVQKALDRAAEGRTTLVIAHKLATIKKADQIIVMSKGKIVEQGTHEGLIAQDGTYAKLVRAQDLAVGGQKLPDTDGSRDMDSHDEGDEDNESRHPMELTKTMTRYPTQDWMRLDEQRDRDDFHKHKHVGLLTVVTRLVKYTPELNLMYGALFLGCVGAAAAFPGQAILMARVMDVFTLTGQAMVDRGNFFACMFIVMAGGCLAVYFVLGWACNTIAQTLTRKLRRQVFDNLLRQDIQFFDRPENSVGSLVSHVESDPQGVFELMGINVGLILISVLNLGACSILAIAHTWKLGLVVVLAGMPPLALSGFFKIRLDVKLDQMVSKRHSKSSAIASESINAIRTVSSLALEDKVLEKYTAELDHAVAGSVKPLTLIMTCFAFTQCIEYLFMALGFWYGCKLVSDLEISMYDFFVAFMGVFLSAQAASQFFAFSTSMTKGQNSANYIFWLSSLQPIVQETPDNQDRKPSSGGPIELDNVRFSYPLRPDTTVLRGVDLKIEKGQFIAVVGASGCGKSTIIGLLERFYDASTGTVRIASDPLPSINPRHYRAIVSLVQQEPTLFQGTIQDNIALGLDESDMPTEKDSALSTRVEAALRAANAWDFVCSLPDGVATFAGPNGTQLSGGQRQRIAIARALIRNPKILLLDEATSALDSTSEKIVQEALAEVAKEGDRITVAVAHRLSTIKDADLICVFHAGKIVEVGTHAKLLAKGEIYKQMCEAQNLD